The segment AGTGCAGCCTGGACCAGGGCTGGAACGACCGCAAGCATTCCGATGGCTGCCCAAAAGCCCAATTGCAATCGAGCCGGACGCATCAGGAAGACCATCAGCAGCAGGGCAATGAGAAGCATGTTCCAGAACATCAGGACGGCTTGTGGCACCGGAGCATCAAGCCAGCCCGCGACGCCGATGTACTGGTTGACGAAGTCGAACGACCTGTCCAGCATGGTGGCGAAGGCATTGGAGGGGCGGAGGCCTTCAACCGCATTGGAAATTCCGGCGGGTGCCTCGCCTGCCGAAGGAGGCGCCGTCAACATGATGAAGTTCCAAATGACACCCAGTGCCACTCCGATTGCGGACAATCCGGCGACAATGAGCAATAACCGGTTGCGGAAGATAGCAACGATGTCGGCGCCCCGGAAGAAGAGGCAGGCCACAATCGCTCCGCAAAGGAGCCACAACAATGACACATTCCTGGTATTGGCCAAGGTCGCTGCCGATACTCCGACTGCCAGGATTCCCGGGCGGGCAAGATGAAGCTGCCTTGAGTTCTCAAGTACGGAGACCAGGCCGCAGAAGGCCGCCATCGACGCCGCGACTTCCAAGGAGTTCGGATTGACTCCGGTGGCCAGGAAGAAAACCATGGGCGTTGTTGCGACGGCGGCGGCAACCATGGGCCACTTGGGATGCCGCAGCCTGGATAATGCGGTGAATCCGGCCGCGTAGAAGGCGGCCGACATGAGACCGCTGACAATACGCATGGCAAAGATTGCGGGGGCCCCGGACATGAACAGGCTAGGGAGCCCGACGAACCAATAGTAGAAGGGGTTGTACAAGCCCGCCGAGGTCACGCCGATGGTGGTGTACGTGTCGCCAAGGGGGATATCAGGCGCACAGCCCGCGGGCATTTCTTTGAGGAAGGCAAAACACCGCTGGGAATCGACGTTGGCGATGTAGGAGGGAACCTGCACGTGGATCCCGTTGCCATAGGACTCGCCGGGACCCGGGAAGAACTGCCCCCTCGCCACGGCTGCTGCCTTGATCGTGTGGGCAGGCTCATCGGGATACGCCATCAGGGGCGTGGCCAGGATCCAGAGCGTGATCAGCACTGAGAGCAACGCGAAAACGCGGATGAAGAAACCGAATCCGGCCTTGGTGGCGGGCGACACATTGCGGGCCCGGGACCGCAACCGTCCTGCCGGAGGGAGAGCCTGTTTTCGAACGTCGGGACGAGCAGGCCCTTGAGCAGCTGGTTGGTCGATCACTGGTCGCTCCCGATCTTCTTAATCAGGCGTGAAGCATCCTGCAGGGACTGTTCACTCGGGGAGGCCACCCCGGCGAAATAGGTCGATGCGACCTGCCCATCGGGACCGACCACGAAGTCTGCCCAGGATTTCACGAGGGACGCAACCTCCCCGTTCTTATAGCTCGTACAAAATGCCTGGTAGTTCACGTTCCCCAATGCGTAGCCGTGGTCGGTTTTGCCCGGAAGGTGAAACTCGACTCCCGTGGCCACCGTTGTTGTGGTGCCATCCTGGACGGCCGCTGCCACTGAGTCCTTGGACATTCTGACGAAGCTGCCGCCGAACGACAGCAACGCTGTGTCAAACCTGGACCCGATGGACGCTGAGTCCATGAAAGCTATTGCGCCGGCGGTGCCGTCGACTTTCTTGGCGATGTCGCTGAAGTTCTTTACCTCTTGGCCGCCAGGTACCTTGGGCCATTTGTTGGTTACCCCGGAGGACCAACTGGGGGAGGACGCCAAGTAGCCCGTACTGGCCGAGGTCAGTGCTGAAGCTGTGCTCGCTGTCACGGGGACGATTGGCGCGTCCGGGAGCGTGGTTCCCGGATTGATCGCTGCGATCGCCTTGTCATCCCAACGTTTGATATCTCCGGTGAAGATCCCGGCGAGCACGTCTGGCGTGAGCTTGAGGCTCCGGATGCTTGGCATGTTAAAGACGACGCCGATAGAGGTCACCGAGGTCGGGACGCTGAAAGCCCCGCCGGGACCGCACTCGGCCTTGGTCGCTTCTTGTTGTGGAGCCGTCAAGGGGGCGTCGAGGGCCGCATAATAGGCTTGGCCCGTGGCCAAGGCTGTCAGCCCGACGTCAGAGCCGTCCGGGGAGTAGCTCAATGACGTGGCCGTGAAGGTCTTTTTCCAAGCGCTGGACCAGGCTCCGATCGGATCGCTCTGAATGGGACTTCCAATCGCAGTGAGCGCGCCGCGGATGTTTTGCTGTTTGGCTGGGGGACTGGCACAGGCGGCCAAGCTGATACCGAGAAGCAGGAGGCATCCTGCCGCTCGGTGAATCGACCGATGATGCACCGGGGGTCCTTTCGATTACGGGTATAGCTGAGACTTGCGTCTTGATAACCCTAACCGTTCAACCTGAGCGCCGTAGCCGGTTTCGGCTCGACGCCCGCTGGTTGAGGCGCGGTACACAGGTCCTGCTCCTTGCAAGAGACTTAGTAATTCAGGGATTGGCAGCCTGCGAGCGAGTTGCCTGAGCTGTACTGTGCTATCCCGATGCCATAAGTACAAACTGTGTATCTGCCCCGTTGGGTGATAGGAACCAGGGTCGAGTAGCCGTGGTTTCCGGTGATGCCGAAAGCGTTGTTCACATCAGCCCTCGAAAGGTTCGCCGTGAAGGCATACCCTTGGCGGGTCCCGTCCGGATATGTAATGTAGACGTGCACAGGATTGGACGAGCCCGGGACCGCCGGGTCGTATGTCCACCCCGTCGCCCTGATATTGGCCTGTCCTGACACCGATGCAACTCCGACGGAGTCGAGATAGCCGGCCGGGACTGGCGTGCTGCCTACCTGGATGGACATGCATCCAAGTGCCGTGTTCCCGGTCGCGAGCGGGGCAACTGCGATGGCGTAAGCGCAGGCGGTGTAGGTGCCGGTGCCCTTTGTCGCGAGCGAGGCGCTGAAGCCGTGATTACCGGTTATGCCGAAGGCGTTGTTCAGATCAGGACGGGATTGATTTGCCGTGAACGCAGTGCCGACATTGCTTCCATCCGGTGCCTGGACGTAGACATGCACGGGGATGCTGGCCGCGGTGTTGGTGGGGTCGAACGCCCAGCCCGTCACAACGACGTTGGCCGCGCCAGGAGCCTGGGAGATTCGAATGGAGTCGTAATATCCCTTCGGCGGCGGGTTGGATCCGACAGTGATGTCTTTGCAGCCCAGCGCGGTGTTGTAGTACTGCCCAATGGCGTAGGTACATACGTGATAGGTGCCG is part of the Arthrobacter ramosus genome and harbors:
- a CDS encoding substrate-binding domain-containing protein yields the protein MHHRSIHRAAGCLLLLGISLAACASPPAKQQNIRGALTAIGSPIQSDPIGAWSSAWKKTFTATSLSYSPDGSDVGLTALATGQAYYAALDAPLTAPQQEATKAECGPGGAFSVPTSVTSIGVVFNMPSIRSLKLTPDVLAGIFTGDIKRWDDKAIAAINPGTTLPDAPIVPVTASTASALTSASTGYLASSPSWSSGVTNKWPKVPGGQEVKNFSDIAKKVDGTAGAIAFMDSASIGSRFDTALLSFGGSFVRMSKDSVAAAVQDGTTTTVATGVEFHLPGKTDHGYALGNVNYQAFCTSYKNGEVASLVKSWADFVVGPDGQVASTYFAGVASPSEQSLQDASRLIKKIGSDQ
- a CDS encoding DUF2142 domain-containing protein; translated protein: MSPATKAGFGFFIRVFALLSVLITLWILATPLMAYPDEPAHTIKAAAVARGQFFPGPGESYGNGIHVQVPSYIANVDSQRCFAFLKEMPAGCAPDIPLGDTYTTIGVTSAGLYNPFYYWFVGLPSLFMSGAPAIFAMRIVSGLMSAAFYAAGFTALSRLRHPKWPMVAAAVATTPMVFFLATGVNPNSLEVAASMAAFCGLVSVLENSRQLHLARPGILAVGVSAATLANTRNVSLLWLLCGAIVACLFFRGADIVAIFRNRLLLIVAGLSAIGVALGVIWNFIMLTAPPSAGEAPAGISNAVEGLRPSNAFATMLDRSFDFVNQYIGVAGWLDAPVPQAVLMFWNMLLIALLLMVFLMRPARLQLGFWAAIGMLAVVPALVQAALVTSSGFIWQGRYSLPLFAIAVISAGLALRFRKFPANLIGRRITKILLWATCAAHVYGFVYILRRYVVGIPDFANWLVMFTKPDWQPPLSWEVLTLLFAVALVVAAAQLYRFLYPGLPFLPVPVIRALRWAARRPATAAAGQPGRQATRESAERQRVE